Proteins co-encoded in one Gossypium arboreum isolate Shixiya-1 chromosome 11, ASM2569848v2, whole genome shotgun sequence genomic window:
- the LOC108464223 gene encoding uncharacterized protein LOC108464223, whose protein sequence is MFTQGLDKDAFRWVRAGGAAKNRDFFGVTMAAKQALDPITSLRNAGLPPSAKFRNGHLSQNIIPVSGNDDGSESDMDISSDSEEHAHDGQYSFISSPQDDKVHNVAAASMQKSEAHGHYGPQLKLGNGAQRPAQVCGGKADTVDKQFSDSACSTEVSYMQYRSNNGGAPPGEAYNSDSYSSTVTSRVFHTGGMQKVKPFHYDTIIQDNSGDEILDQSVRTVEHGGTNESTNNMPTRRPIFHASGLGPWCAVLSYDACVRLCLNSWAKGCTEEAPYFLNQECAELRKAFGLQQVLLQPEEELLAKQSSELVSEAAAPKSKRFIGKMKVQVRKVKMGLDPPPGCNLSIVKMESVHQRFCKVNSMLHSGWEALRKVRLAPNTPVNGSLSKQSLAYLQASSQYIKEVSKLLKTGVTTLRSNSTSYEEIPETYCCLLKLKSSSEDDVTKMQPGSSETHVFLPDGLGDDLIVKVHDSKGQYCGHVLAQVVSIADDPGDKLRWWPIYHEPDHELVGRIQLYIHYSTSQEENNLKCGSVAETVAYDLLMEVAMKVQHFQERNLLLHGPWKWLVNEFASYYGVSDAYTKLRYLSYIMDVATPTADCLTLIHDLLSPVKSNTKHKLSHQENRILGEVEDQVQQILNVIFENYKSLDESLPSGMMSVFKAATGSPAPALVPAIKLYSLLHDILTPEIQLKFCGYFQAAAKKRSRRHQAETDEFILSNNGSALMDPMTLSMSYQKMKILISSIKNEIFTDIEIHKQNILPSFIDLPNLSAPIYSADLCSRLRAFLVSCPPPGPSRPVIELVIATADFQRDLSSSNIKPVKGGVEAKELFHSYITCWIEEKRHSLLDSCKLDKVKCSDIKTSQSTTPFIDGIYDQLTETLNEYEIIISCWPEFTIILENAVADVEKAIIKALERQYADVLAPLKDGLAPKIIGKYVHKFTKGTAVIYVVPDELGVLLNSMKRILFVLHPKIETKLKSWCPCTPPGGNAIPGERLSEITVMLRADFRNHIQAIVEKLAENTKVQTATKLKKIIQDSKETVVESDVRSRMQPLKDLLINMIENLHSVFEPHVFITVCRNFWDRMGQDVLHFMENRRENMSWYKGLRIAISVLDEIFAAQMQKLLGNALQEKDLEPPPSVIEVRSMFARIF, encoded by the exons ATGTTCACCCAAGGCCTTGACAAGGATGCGTTCAGATGGGTTCGTGCG GGAGGTGCTGCCAAGAACAGAGATTTTTTCGGTGTGACCATGGCAGCAAAACAAGCACTTGACCCTATTACCAGTTTAAGAAATGCTGGATTACCTCCTTCTGCAAAATTTCGTAATGGACATTTATCCCAGAATATAATACCTGTTAGTGGCAATGATGATGGTTCAGAATCAGACATGGACATCTCATCTGATTCTGAAGAGCATGCCCATGACGGGCAGTACTCGTTCATTTCGTCTCCACAAGATGATAAGGTGCATAATGTTGCAGCTGCTTCGATGCAGAAATCAGAGGCTCATGGTCATTATGGACCTCAGCTGAAACTAGGAAATGGTGCTCAGAGACCAGCTCAGGTCTGTGGTGGGAAGGCGGACACTGTAGATAAGCAATTTTCAGATTCTGCCTGTAGCACTGAAGTTTCGTATATGCAGTATAGAAGCAACAATGGTGGTGCACCTCCTGGGGAAGCATATAATTCAGATAGTTATTCTTCTACAGTTACTTCTAGG GTTTTTCATACTGGAGGAATGCAAAAGGTGAAGCCTTTTCACTATGATACCATTATTCAAGATAACAGCGGGGATGAGATTCTCGACCAATCAGTGAG GACTGTGGAACATGGAGGAACCAACGAATCCACTAATAATATGCCCACACGTCGCCCTATATTTCATGCAAG TGGGCTTGGTCCATGGTGTGCAGTGCTGTCTTATGATGCTTGTGTACGTTTATGCTTAAATTCATGGGCCAAAGGTTGCACAGAAGAGGCTCCCTACTTCTTGAATCAAGAATGTGCAGAGTTGCGGAAAGCATTTGG TCTACAGCAGGTACTATTGCAGCCAGAAGAAGAGCTATTGGCAAAACAATCTTCTGAGTTAGTTAGTGAAGCAGCTGCTCCTAAATCAAAGAGGTTCATTGGCAAAATGAAAGTTCAAG TGCGTAAAGTCAAAATGGGTTTAGATCCTCCTCCTGGCTGCAATCTATCTATAGTGAAGATGGAATCCGTTCATCAACGTTTCTGCAAAGTAAACTCGATGTTGCATTCTGGATGGGAAGCTCTTCGGAAAGTTCGATTGGCTCCCAATACGCCTGTAAATGGTTCTCTTTCAAAGCAAAGCCTAGCTTATCTGCAGGCTAGCAGCCAGTATATAAAGGAGGTATCCAAGCTCTTGAAAACTGGAGTGACTACTTTACGCAGCAATTCAACATCATATGAAGAAATTCCAG AAACATATTGTTGCTTGCTGAAATTGAAAAGTTCTTCTGAGGATGATGTGACCAAAATGCAACCAGGATCCAGTGAAACTCATGTGTT CTTACCTGATGGCCTTGGTGACGATTTGATTGTCAAAGTTCATGACTCCAAGGGGCAGTATTGTGGTCATGTCCTAGCACAAGTGGTTTCTATTGCCGATGACCCT GGTGACAAGCTTCGATGGTGGCCAATATATCATGAGCCGGATCATGAACTTGTTGGCCGGATTCAACTGTATATACACTATTCAACCAGTCAAGAGGAGAATAATCTCAAG TGTGGTTCTGTTGCAGAAACTGTAGCATATGATCTTTTGATGGAAGTTGCAATGAAAGTTCAGCACTTTCAGGAAAGAAATTTGTTGCTACATGGCCCTTGGAAGTGGTTGGTGAATGAATTTGCATCATACTATGGTGTATCAGATGCATATACAAAGTTAAG ATACCTTTCTTATATCATGGATGTGGCTACACCAACTGCGGACTGCCTTACATTAATACATGATTTACTATCTCCTGTGAAGTCCAATACCAAGCACAAATTAAGTCACCAAGAG AACCGCATCCTTGGGGAAGTTGAGGATCAGGTCCAGCAGATTTTAAATGTGATCTTTGAAAATTACAAGTCATTAGATGAATCATTGCCATCAGGGATGATGAGTGTTTTTAAGGCTGCCACCGGATCACCAGCTCCTGCCTTGGTCCCTGCCATCAAGCTCTATAGCCTATTACATGATATATTAACTCCCGAGATACAACTGAAGTTCTGTGGATATTTTCAG GCTGCTGCAAAAAAGAGATCAAGAAGGCACCAGGCTGAAACAGACGAGTTCATTTTGAGCAATAATGGCAGTGCATTGATGGATCCAATGACTCTTTCAATGTCTTATCAgaagatgaaaattttaatttcaagtaTCAAGAATGAGATTTTCACCGATATAGAGATCCACAAGCAGAATATTCTTCCTAG TTTTATAGACCTTCCAAATCTTTCTGCACCCATATACAGTGCAGATCTTTGCAGTAGATTGCGAGCATTTCTTGTTTCATGCCCCCCTCCTGGCCCCTCTCGTCCTGTAATAGAACTTGTTATTGCAACAGCAGACTTTCAAAGAGATCTGTCTTCCTCAAATATTAA ACCTGTTAAAGGGGGAGTCGAGGCAAAAGAACTATTTCACTCTTATATAACATGTTGGATTGAAGAGAAGCGCCATTCTTTACTTGATTCATGCAAGCTAGATAAG GTTAAATGTTCTGATATTAAAACATCACAATCAACAACTCCTTTCATAGATGGTATATATGATCAGCTAACAGAGACattgaatgaatatgaaattatCATTTCTTGCTGGCCAGAATTCACCATCATCTTGGAAAAT GCTGTAGCAGATGTCGAGAAAGCCATTATTAAAGCTTTAGAGAGACAGTATGCTGATGTTCTAGCTCCACTAAAGGATGGCCTTGCTCCGAAGATAATTGGCAAATATGTTCATAAATTCACCAAAGGAACTGCTGTCATCTATGTTGTTCCGGATGAG TTGGGAGTTCTTTTGAATTCCATGAAAAGGATACTTTTTGTACTGCATCCCAAGATAGAAACCAAGCTGAAGTCATGGTGTCCTTGCACTCCACCTGGTGGAAATGCAATTCCAGGAGAGCGTCTCAGTGAAATTACGGTAATGCTGAGGGCTGACTTCAGAAACCATATTCAAGCGATAGTGGAGAAACTTGCAGAGAAT ACAAAAGTTCAGACTGCTACAAAATTGAAGAAGATAATCCAAGACTCAAAGGAAACCGTTGTAGAGTCGGATGTAAGAAGTAGAATGCAGCCTTTGAAAGATCTTTTGATAAATATGATAGAGAACCTCCATTCTGTTTTTGAGCCACATGTGTTCATAACCGTCTGTCGAAATTTTTGGGACCGGATGGGACAG GATGTTCTACACTTTATGGAAAACCGAAGAGAGAACATGTCCTGGTATAAGGGCTTAAGGATTGCGATTTCG GTTTTGGACGAAATCTTTGCGGCACAGATGCAGAAGTTGCTAGGGAATGCACTCCAGGAAAAAGATTTGGAGCCACCTCCATCTGTGATAGAAGTGCGGTCGATGTTTGCGAGGATTTTTTAA
- the LOC108463127 gene encoding uncharacterized protein LOC108463127: MTQVKSVVLGKMSYRFFFVRHFPSPSSSGNSHSSSQGLGLRMGKGNKEGTSKQFRWTKPMEHLFLEILVEEAQKGNKPSNSFKAVSINRVVEAISERFQVQCDVKHMENHLRTVKNQWQIICTIRGECGFGWDDNMKMITCDRATYDAAVIVIYVCIC, encoded by the exons atGACACAGGTAAAATCAGTTGTTTTagggaaaatgtcttacagatTTTTTTTCGTAAGACATTTTCCATCTCCTTCTTCATCCG GCAACTCTCATTCCTCTTCGCAAGGTCTTGGCTTAAG aatgggtaagggcaacaaagaagggacctccaagcaattcaggtggacaaaaccgatggaacatctttttcttgaaattctagTAGAGGAGGCCCAGAAAGGAAATAAGCCTTCTAACTCTTTCAAAGCAGTTTCTATTAATCGAGTTGTCGAAGCTATTTCAGAAAGATTTCAAGTCCAATGCGATGTGAAGCATATGGAAAATCATTTGAGGACTGTAAAAAACCAGTGGCAGATTATATGCACAATTCGAGGTGAATGTGGTTTTGGATGGgatgataacatgaaaatgatcacATGTGATAGAGCAACATATGATGCAGCAGTGATagtaatatatgtatgtatatgttaa